The following are encoded in a window of Roseimaritima ulvae genomic DNA:
- a CDS encoding polysaccharide deacetylase family protein: MLKKLRQTAIHAANTPVFGSVLRTMEKVDVARAGDLAVVTYHRVDHADRTPLLYPGLISATPERFADQLDMLSSVGQVVSMQQVVAACRGEAELPRKAVLITFDDACRDFAEHAWPALQARRLPVTLFVPTAYPDQPQRQFWWDRLYVAIWHGRAARIHTAYGQWTLDSDEQRRRAYRALRDQVKQLPHEPAMQLVDEIVLQQQAPSPPASVLGWDELRELATQGVTLAPHTQTHPLLTQVSIDQARAEVVGSREDLQRELGGVLPVFAYPGGQCNAAVKEMLAEEGFELAFTVQRGINRISKTNRLALNRINVGQQTSVQILRAQLSVGWWGKRVAAG; encoded by the coding sequence ATGCTGAAAAAACTTCGCCAAACGGCGATCCACGCCGCCAACACGCCCGTGTTTGGTTCGGTACTGCGCACGATGGAAAAGGTCGACGTCGCCCGCGCTGGTGATTTGGCGGTGGTGACCTACCACCGCGTGGATCATGCCGATCGCACTCCCCTGCTTTACCCAGGGTTGATCAGCGCCACGCCTGAGCGGTTTGCGGACCAGCTGGATATGCTGTCCAGCGTCGGCCAAGTCGTCTCGATGCAACAGGTTGTAGCCGCTTGCCGAGGTGAAGCGGAACTTCCACGCAAAGCCGTGTTGATCACCTTTGATGATGCCTGCCGAGACTTTGCGGAGCATGCTTGGCCGGCGCTGCAGGCCCGGCGGTTACCCGTGACGCTGTTTGTGCCTACGGCGTATCCCGATCAACCGCAGCGACAGTTTTGGTGGGATCGCTTGTACGTGGCGATCTGGCACGGGCGTGCAGCCCGTATCCATACCGCTTACGGTCAATGGACGTTGGACTCAGATGAACAGCGGCGGCGTGCCTATCGTGCGTTGCGTGATCAGGTGAAGCAATTGCCGCACGAACCCGCCATGCAACTGGTCGACGAAATCGTCTTGCAGCAGCAAGCTCCGTCGCCTCCTGCCAGCGTTTTAGGCTGGGACGAATTGCGGGAACTGGCTACCCAAGGCGTGACCTTGGCACCGCACACGCAAACACATCCGCTGTTAACGCAAGTTTCGATAGACCAAGCCAGAGCCGAAGTGGTTGGATCTCGGGAGGATCTGCAGCGGGAGCTCGGCGGGGTGCTACCGGTGTTCGCCTATCCCGGCGGCCAATGCAATGCCGCGGTCAAAGAGATGCTGGCGGAGGAAGGTTTTGAATTGGCCTTTACGGTACAACGCGGCATCAATCGGATTTCCAAGACCAACCGACTGGCGTTGAACCGCATCAACGTGGGCCAGCAAACGTCCGTCCAGATTTTGCGGGCGCAGTTGTCGGTCGGCTGGTGGGGCAAGCGAGTGGCGGCCGGCTGA
- a CDS encoding carboxylate--amine ligase, with product MKSESSKPKVLVTDACRGAAVATIRTLARNGYQVIAADREKTSPGLASRFATHRVVYACPTSNPQQFIEDILAAVERYQIDMIVPVTEQAVLPLEFARARIQEVCKVPWAPTEAMATVRDKHRTFELAEQLGVPYPRTRMVHTTEEALQHGPDLGWPLVLKPNSSHTLRDDRPVQVWSVAYAHSEQELREKMRPFEGQCPVLLQEYFQGAGVGVEVLAYEGNVLCAFQHRRLREVPLTGGASSLRRSEPLNPVLYEHTLELIKALKWTGLAMAEFKWNERGECRLMEINGRIWGSLPVAIAAGVDFPTRLCDLVLNGPPADVGEVDTTYRTGMHVQSFQKELSWIIRVLRGAGQHPVMQMPRRRAAVGAMVDLLKPHYRFDILSLSDPMPGIRMLRNFAALATKPLRSRFRRSAAQPKSGT from the coding sequence ATGAAGTCCGAGTCGTCGAAGCCCAAGGTGCTGGTGACCGACGCTTGTCGCGGCGCGGCGGTGGCAACCATTCGCACGCTGGCTCGCAACGGGTACCAGGTGATTGCGGCGGATCGAGAAAAGACCAGCCCCGGGCTGGCTTCACGGTTTGCCACCCATCGAGTCGTTTACGCTTGTCCGACGAGTAACCCCCAGCAGTTTATTGAAGACATCCTGGCCGCCGTCGAGCGTTATCAGATCGACATGATCGTGCCGGTCACCGAACAAGCCGTGTTGCCACTGGAATTTGCACGAGCACGTATTCAGGAAGTCTGCAAGGTTCCTTGGGCGCCGACCGAAGCGATGGCCACGGTTCGCGACAAGCACCGCACGTTTGAGTTGGCTGAACAACTGGGCGTCCCGTACCCACGAACCCGAATGGTGCATACCACCGAAGAAGCCTTGCAACATGGTCCCGACCTGGGCTGGCCCCTGGTGCTGAAACCCAATTCCTCGCATACACTCCGCGACGATCGTCCGGTGCAGGTCTGGAGCGTCGCGTACGCTCATAGCGAACAAGAACTGCGGGAAAAGATGCGCCCCTTCGAAGGGCAGTGCCCGGTTTTGTTACAGGAATATTTTCAGGGCGCCGGCGTGGGCGTCGAAGTTTTGGCCTATGAAGGCAACGTATTGTGTGCTTTTCAACATCGCCGTTTGCGCGAGGTGCCGTTGACTGGCGGGGCCAGCTCGCTGCGACGCAGTGAGCCGTTAAACCCGGTGTTGTATGAGCACACGCTGGAATTGATCAAAGCCCTCAAGTGGACCGGGCTGGCGATGGCGGAATTCAAATGGAATGAGCGTGGCGAGTGTCGGTTGATGGAGATCAATGGACGGATCTGGGGTTCGCTGCCGGTGGCGATCGCCGCGGGAGTCGATTTTCCCACCCGGCTGTGCGATCTGGTCTTGAACGGGCCTCCCGCGGACGTCGGCGAGGTCGACACGACTTATCGCACCGGCATGCATGTCCAGAGTTTTCAAAAGGAATTGAGCTGGATCATACGGGTGTTGCGGGGCGCCGGCCAACATCCGGTGATGCAGATGCCTCGACGTCGAGCGGCCGTGGGCGCGATGGTTGATCTGCTCAAGCCGCACTACCGCTTCGATATTCTCTCCCTTTCCGACCCCATGCCCGGGATCCGCATGCTCCGCAATTTTGCTGCTCTGGCGACGAAACCGCTGCGGTCGCGATTTCGCCGTTCAGCCGCTCAGCCCAAATCAGGGACGTGA
- a CDS encoding nucleoside/nucleotide kinase family protein, whose protein sequence is MFTVALIGPDGSGKTTVGTRLRDRLPVPTKYLYMGVNHEASEHLLPTTRLAQKLRKLTGTHKYAGGPREKNAATAKQKKSLPKRIWKTAKSTLSLTNRLAEEWYRQCVAWYHLRKRRIVIFDRHFFPDYYAYDIVSDAPRTVTQRIHGFMLNRFYPRPDVIVFLDAPAEVLFQRKGEGTVELLEERRADYLQMKDLVKHFEVVDASREIDAVVDDVSDRITRFYEMQRRER, encoded by the coding sequence ATGTTTACAGTCGCTCTAATCGGTCCCGATGGTTCCGGCAAAACAACGGTCGGCACACGTCTGCGCGATCGCTTGCCGGTGCCCACAAAATATCTCTATATGGGCGTCAACCACGAAGCCAGTGAGCACTTGCTGCCGACCACGCGTCTCGCGCAAAAACTGCGTAAGCTAACGGGAACTCACAAGTACGCCGGCGGCCCAAGAGAGAAGAACGCGGCAACCGCTAAGCAGAAAAAAAGCCTTCCCAAGCGGATCTGGAAGACGGCCAAGTCCACGCTCAGCTTGACCAACCGGCTTGCCGAGGAGTGGTACCGCCAATGTGTGGCTTGGTATCACCTCCGCAAACGCCGCATCGTGATTTTTGACCGGCATTTTTTTCCGGACTACTACGCCTATGACATTGTCAGCGATGCTCCACGCACGGTTACCCAGCGTATTCATGGCTTTATGCTCAATCGCTTTTATCCGCGTCCGGACGTGATTGTGTTCTTGGATGCTCCGGCGGAAGTCTTGTTTCAACGTAAAGGCGAAGGCACCGTGGAGCTGTTGGAAGAACGCCGCGCGGATTACCTGCAGATGAAAGATTTGGTGAAGCATTTTGAAGTCGTCGATGCCAGTCGCGAAATCGACGCCGTGGTGGATGACGTCAGCGACCGGATCACTCGCTTCTATGAAATGCAAAGGCGGGAACGATGA
- a CDS encoding sulfotransferase domain-containing protein, whose translation MNQKPNFIYIGTSKAGSTWLFDLLSRHPDAYMTPVKGLYFFDTHFDKGWLWYTQHFAEASGQAIVGEISHSYLYSKVACQRIAEMNPDIQLMVCLREPIDRAFSMYLDGIRNDKWTGTFEQRCLDTREILEEGCYARYLQPYLERFSREQVHIALFDDLKQSPRDYAAGVFDALRIPQLPWDPRWQSKVMPACVPRNKHLAQFSKQLSQACRRMGLKKIRGRVKRSRVIRSLLYRNVEDKDRAQVSPEFLAELKQRFQPEVERLDEMLGMDLCRRWGYLSRSASVEHVNAARPNA comes from the coding sequence ATGAACCAAAAACCAAATTTTATTTATATCGGTACCAGCAAAGCGGGTTCGACGTGGTTGTTCGACCTGCTGTCTCGGCATCCAGACGCGTATATGACGCCTGTCAAAGGGTTGTATTTTTTCGATACTCATTTCGACAAGGGCTGGCTCTGGTATACGCAGCACTTTGCCGAGGCGTCCGGCCAGGCGATCGTGGGCGAAATCTCACACTCTTACTTGTATTCGAAGGTCGCCTGCCAACGGATCGCGGAAATGAACCCCGACATCCAGTTGATGGTCTGTTTGCGGGAACCGATTGACCGCGCCTTTTCCATGTACCTGGATGGAATTCGAAACGATAAATGGACGGGCACCTTTGAACAACGTTGCCTGGACACTCGCGAGATCCTCGAAGAAGGCTGTTACGCTCGATACCTGCAGCCTTATCTGGAGCGATTTTCGCGCGAGCAGGTCCACATCGCTCTGTTCGATGACCTCAAACAGTCGCCACGGGATTATGCGGCAGGCGTGTTCGATGCCTTGAGGATTCCTCAGTTGCCGTGGGATCCCAGGTGGCAGTCGAAAGTCATGCCGGCCTGTGTGCCACGCAATAAGCACTTGGCTCAATTCAGCAAACAATTGTCGCAAGCTTGCCGGCGGATGGGCTTGAAGAAAATCCGCGGCCGTGTGAAACGCTCCCGCGTGATTCGCAGCTTGCTCTATCGAAACGTCGAGGATAAGGATCGCGCCCAGGTTTCTCCCGAATTTCTTGCCGAACTGAAGCAACGTTTTCAGCCCGAAGTCGAGCGACTGGACGAAATGCTGGGCATGGACTTATGTCGACGCTGGGGCTACCTGTCCCGGTCGGCTTCGGTGGAGCATGTCAACGCCGCGAGGCCCAATGCATGA
- a CDS encoding phosphotransferase — MSELGVVDKQTVVAVLQEQLRERIDRFERLETSGRELKLVKEVHRRFCQIYMFSLSAESECPDLVVKVPVGHADRAYQEQSSQRSFVDRPRLFDRVDAESKSWKEYAALCRIQNHLDQHPDPRFGVVRVYDLLPQQQAMVMQWIDLPALRQKLYATHRFSSVSRAQRLEPAFSHTGAWLRNHHQLPPLSHCQTRNTTRDDYLAAVERFVAFLADHAGDREGILRMHERIVQWAQSEMPAEIPTGQVHGDFAPRNVFVDDQNCVSVFDTLGRFEAPIYEDIAKMLMTVNASGPQMLSAGMLYPRPRLERFQRAFLEGYFGDQAIPTSVIQLFLVQLLLEHWAAVVYRHREQHGWKRMAKGIRRSLWESGFRSYIDQLLPPRSRRGISSGEGREI; from the coding sequence ATGAGCGAATTGGGAGTGGTCGATAAGCAAACCGTCGTGGCCGTCCTGCAGGAGCAACTGCGTGAGCGGATCGATAGGTTTGAACGGCTGGAGACGAGCGGCCGGGAACTGAAGTTAGTCAAGGAAGTGCATCGGAGGTTCTGCCAGATTTATATGTTCAGTCTGTCGGCTGAATCGGAGTGTCCCGACTTGGTGGTCAAGGTTCCGGTTGGGCATGCGGATCGGGCTTACCAAGAACAATCCTCACAGCGTTCCTTTGTGGATCGCCCACGCCTGTTTGACCGCGTCGATGCGGAGAGTAAGTCGTGGAAAGAGTACGCGGCGTTGTGCCGGATTCAAAACCATTTGGATCAGCATCCCGATCCGCGGTTCGGTGTGGTCCGGGTTTACGATTTGCTACCCCAGCAGCAGGCCATGGTGATGCAGTGGATCGACCTGCCCGCGCTGCGGCAAAAACTCTATGCCACGCACCGCTTCAGCAGCGTTTCACGAGCCCAGCGGCTTGAACCCGCTTTTTCGCATACAGGTGCTTGGCTGCGGAATCATCACCAACTACCACCGTTGTCGCACTGCCAGACGCGGAACACTACGCGGGACGACTATCTGGCCGCGGTCGAAAGGTTTGTGGCCTTCTTGGCGGACCATGCGGGCGATCGCGAGGGCATCCTGCGAATGCATGAGCGGATCGTCCAGTGGGCTCAGTCGGAGATGCCAGCGGAGATTCCCACGGGACAGGTCCACGGTGATTTTGCTCCCCGCAACGTGTTTGTCGATGACCAGAATTGCGTCTCGGTGTTCGATACTCTCGGCCGTTTCGAAGCACCGATCTATGAAGACATCGCAAAAATGTTGATGACCGTGAACGCCTCGGGACCGCAGATGTTAAGTGCGGGAATGCTTTATCCCCGCCCTCGACTGGAGCGATTTCAGCGGGCCTTCCTAGAGGGTTATTTTGGCGACCAAGCGATTCCGACCTCTGTGATCCAGTTGTTCCTGGTCCAGTTGTTGTTGGAACACTGGGCGGCCGTGGTCTATCGGCATCGCGAACAACATGGCTGGAAACGGATGGCCAAAGGGATTCGACGATCCTTGTGGGAATCGGGATTTCGAAGCTATATCGACCAACTGCTTCCGCCTCGATCGAGGCGCGGAATTTCCAGTGGGGAAGGCAGGGAGATATGA
- a CDS encoding oligosaccharide flippase family protein translates to MSEPGNIETDNAVARSHVRGSSLLLAGRMIALAINFCVQILIVRYLSKEGYGAFAYGYSIAMLGARMTPLGTEKAISRFVPIYHEANDLSRVKGSLMVVTMTVVIMGFLLVGFTFAMRDALSSTVVQDPLALSVLLMVIALAPLHAMENVLEKVLAIFGRAKLLFMRRYVITPVLRLVAVCSLLAVGGEAVYLAAAYVVTTGIGVLITGHILWRVLRKDQLLSELATIKATLPTKRLLGFGVPLLSSDVVFGLRTSLVVVLLEIFHGTVGVAAFRAILPVARLNQVVFDSFRVLYVPTASRMFARGDEAEISRLYWTSSAWIALLTFPVLLVSFSFATPAVVLLFGQDYVSSGPVLAVVALALYLNAAFGFNTLTLQVFDRVGTIMRIDLASGLLALVLNVAIVPFYGPLGGAAVICVVLIAQNLAYQTVLLKAGQLTWVPPQIAKIHGIVFVLAVALLAVQLRFTPPLYVGLLLIVVTTGLVWATCLKTLQIRELFPELDRLLPRRFSLTTEQVGR, encoded by the coding sequence ATGAGCGAACCCGGCAACATCGAAACCGACAACGCCGTGGCGCGAAGCCACGTCCGCGGTTCCAGTTTGCTGTTGGCGGGTCGGATGATTGCCCTGGCGATCAACTTCTGCGTGCAAATTCTGATCGTGCGGTATCTTTCCAAAGAAGGCTATGGTGCCTTCGCGTATGGTTACAGCATCGCCATGCTTGGCGCCCGGATGACGCCCCTGGGCACAGAAAAAGCGATCAGCCGGTTTGTTCCGATCTATCATGAAGCCAACGATTTGAGTCGCGTCAAAGGCAGTTTGATGGTGGTCACCATGACGGTGGTAATCATGGGATTCCTGTTGGTGGGGTTCACCTTTGCCATGAGAGATGCGTTGTCGTCGACGGTCGTGCAGGATCCCCTGGCGCTATCGGTACTGTTGATGGTCATCGCCCTGGCGCCTCTCCATGCCATGGAAAATGTACTGGAAAAAGTACTGGCGATTTTTGGACGCGCTAAGCTGCTGTTCATGCGGCGTTATGTGATCACTCCGGTGCTTCGTCTGGTCGCCGTATGCAGCCTGTTGGCGGTGGGGGGCGAGGCCGTGTATCTGGCCGCCGCGTACGTTGTCACGACCGGCATCGGCGTATTGATTACGGGGCACATCCTGTGGCGGGTTCTACGAAAGGACCAACTGCTGTCGGAACTGGCCACCATCAAAGCCACATTGCCGACCAAACGACTGTTGGGGTTTGGCGTGCCGCTGCTGAGTTCCGACGTGGTCTTTGGGCTCCGCACCAGTTTGGTGGTTGTGTTGTTGGAAATTTTCCATGGCACCGTGGGCGTGGCCGCGTTTCGCGCCATCCTGCCTGTCGCCCGGCTTAACCAAGTGGTGTTCGATAGCTTCCGTGTGTTGTATGTGCCCACCGCCTCGCGGATGTTTGCACGAGGAGACGAGGCCGAGATCAGCCGGTTGTACTGGACCAGTTCGGCCTGGATTGCTCTGCTTACCTTTCCCGTCCTGCTGGTTTCTTTTTCCTTTGCCACCCCTGCAGTGGTGCTGTTGTTCGGCCAGGACTACGTCAGTTCTGGCCCGGTGCTGGCCGTGGTCGCGTTGGCCTTGTACCTGAACGCCGCGTTTGGGTTTAACACGTTGACGCTGCAGGTTTTTGATCGCGTCGGCACGATCATGAGAATCGACCTGGCATCCGGCTTGTTGGCTTTGGTGTTGAACGTCGCGATCGTGCCCTTTTATGGACCATTGGGCGGAGCCGCGGTGATCTGTGTGGTGCTGATTGCTCAGAACCTTGCCTACCAAACGGTTTTGCTCAAGGCGGGACAGTTGACTTGGGTGCCCCCTCAGATCGCGAAAATTCATGGTATCGTGTTCGTGTTGGCGGTGGCCTTGTTGGCGGTGCAACTGCGGTTTACGCCGCCTCTGTATGTGGGGCTGTTGTTGATCGTGGTGACCACCGGTCTGGTCTGGGCGACCTGTTTAAAAACCTTGCAAATACGCGAATTGTTTCCCGAACTCGATCGGTTGTTGCCGCGCCGGTTTTCCCTTACGACGGAACAGGTTGGACGATGA
- a CDS encoding O-antigen ligase family protein: protein MSSTVSHPPIAQAFRPLWVLIAAVLLTLLAMTAMGTDRGWMVFAGCAAIPLAWCSLRYPQFVIAFTIFLLFTNAPVVAFKFHGLPRVAALLGPPAALVSVWLFQLIFRRESLVFPAAWPWALAFLGVEVISAILCRYPGIAIDVLKSHLIEGMGLFLIVCNLVRTRKCFQQVVVALLLAGSFLGGLSLWQQATHTHRRDYGGFAQVPMEGKGFETGDQKRQRRSAGPLGEQNRYAQNMLMLIPLAVLPIASARRRWHKAAYLLAALLISAGCILTFSRGAAVAFVMLVMVMKLTGYIRTRHLAMLTVASLLFLLAFPQLASRMDSVGTLLGYLRGDTRSQTEELDGAITGRATSMLAALRVTADYPLIGVGPGNFPLYNRQYAKVGGFRAHEEDRAAHCLYLHIGAEFGLLGLGLFLGMIAATLLNLHRVWKTHHEQDPVLAGWAAGFAMALFAYLLTGLFLHFSFIRFFWLILALASCIPLLAARESAERTSPPALGGTV, encoded by the coding sequence ATGTCGTCCACTGTTTCCCACCCGCCGATCGCCCAGGCCTTTCGCCCGCTATGGGTTTTGATCGCCGCGGTGCTGCTGACGCTGTTAGCGATGACGGCGATGGGCACCGATCGGGGCTGGATGGTGTTCGCCGGTTGTGCGGCGATTCCGTTGGCCTGGTGCTCGCTGCGATACCCTCAGTTTGTGATCGCCTTTACGATCTTCTTGTTGTTTACCAACGCCCCAGTGGTGGCCTTCAAGTTTCATGGACTGCCCCGTGTGGCGGCGTTGCTGGGACCGCCCGCCGCGTTGGTTTCGGTATGGTTGTTTCAACTGATCTTTCGACGCGAATCGTTGGTGTTTCCCGCCGCTTGGCCATGGGCGCTGGCGTTCCTGGGCGTCGAAGTGATTAGCGCCATCCTGTGTCGCTATCCTGGCATCGCGATCGACGTCCTCAAATCACATCTGATCGAGGGCATGGGATTGTTCTTGATCGTTTGCAATCTGGTGCGAACGCGAAAGTGTTTCCAGCAAGTGGTGGTGGCACTGCTGCTGGCGGGATCGTTTTTGGGCGGTCTGTCGCTGTGGCAACAGGCCACGCACACGCATCGCAGGGACTACGGCGGCTTTGCTCAGGTGCCCATGGAGGGCAAGGGATTTGAAACCGGTGATCAAAAGCGTCAGCGAAGGTCGGCGGGGCCGTTGGGGGAGCAGAACCGCTACGCTCAAAACATGCTGATGTTAATTCCGTTGGCGGTGTTGCCGATCGCTTCGGCCCGTCGCCGCTGGCACAAAGCCGCTTATCTGTTGGCCGCCCTGCTGATTTCGGCCGGGTGCATCTTGACATTTTCGCGTGGGGCGGCGGTGGCCTTTGTGATGCTGGTGATGGTGATGAAGCTGACCGGCTATATCCGCACGCGTCATCTGGCGATGCTGACGGTCGCTTCTCTGCTCTTTCTATTGGCCTTTCCTCAGTTGGCCAGTCGGATGGATTCTGTCGGTACATTGCTGGGCTATCTGCGGGGCGATACGCGTTCGCAGACCGAGGAATTAGACGGTGCGATCACCGGCCGGGCGACGTCGATGTTGGCCGCGTTGCGAGTCACGGCGGACTATCCGCTGATCGGTGTGGGGCCGGGCAATTTTCCGCTCTACAACCGTCAATATGCCAAGGTCGGTGGGTTCCGGGCCCATGAAGAAGATCGTGCGGCGCATTGTTTATATCTCCATATCGGGGCCGAATTTGGCTTGCTGGGATTGGGGCTGTTTCTGGGCATGATCGCCGCCACACTGCTGAATCTCCATCGAGTTTGGAAAACCCACCACGAGCAGGATCCGGTGCTGGCGGGCTGGGCGGCCGGTTTTGCCATGGCCTTGTTCGCCTATTTGCTGACGGGACTGTTCCTGCACTTTTCCTTCATCCGCTTCTTCTGGTTGATCTTGGCGCTGGCCTCCTGCATTCCCTTGCTGGCGGCACGCGAGTCGGCCGAGCGGACGTCGCCGCCGGCGCTGGGAGGCACGGTATGA
- a CDS encoding glycosyltransferase family 2 protein, with translation MGVIEILLWGVLATILYTYVGFPLLIVLRGMLRRRPIAAQPITPTVSLIVAAHNEADSIEDKLQNILELDYPSDQLQVLVASDGSSDRTNEIVSGYEPQGIELLNLPRMGKASALNAAVERADGEILVFSDANSMYAADAIAQLVAPFADSTVGGVAGDQRYRGSQGEGDSDEGERSYWNFDRLMKRWQSQAGHVISATGAIYAIRRSLFQTVPDGVTDDFVTSTRIILQGYRLVFGEQAAAYESAASSSGVEFGRKVRVMTRGLRGVLMVRGLLNPFRFGFYSVQLFSHKVLRRLMVLPLLALYVLSGLLAFESIGYAVWFGLQTCFYLTAVLGLLNRGNRFGRIKLVALPAYFCMVNAAALVALFNTLRGRRIDRWEPQRPVETATA, from the coding sequence ATGGGCGTGATCGAAATCCTGTTGTGGGGTGTGCTGGCCACAATCCTTTACACGTACGTCGGCTTTCCGTTGCTGATCGTGCTCCGCGGGATGCTGCGGAGGCGGCCCATCGCTGCGCAGCCCATCACGCCCACGGTGTCGCTGATCGTTGCCGCGCATAACGAAGCCGACAGCATCGAAGACAAGCTACAAAATATCCTGGAACTGGATTATCCCAGCGACCAATTACAGGTGTTGGTGGCATCGGACGGTTCCAGCGATCGCACCAACGAAATCGTCAGTGGGTATGAACCGCAGGGGATTGAACTGTTGAACCTGCCGCGGATGGGAAAGGCCAGTGCCTTAAACGCCGCCGTGGAAAGAGCCGACGGCGAGATTTTGGTGTTTTCGGATGCGAATAGCATGTATGCGGCCGATGCGATCGCTCAATTGGTGGCGCCCTTCGCCGACTCCACGGTGGGTGGGGTCGCCGGCGACCAACGTTACCGCGGTTCGCAAGGCGAGGGCGACAGCGACGAGGGGGAACGGTCGTATTGGAATTTTGACCGCCTGATGAAGCGTTGGCAGAGCCAGGCGGGGCATGTGATTTCGGCTACCGGGGCGATCTACGCGATTCGTCGCAGCCTGTTTCAAACCGTCCCGGATGGGGTGACCGATGATTTTGTCACCAGCACGCGAATCATTTTGCAGGGGTATCGCCTGGTGTTTGGCGAACAGGCGGCGGCGTACGAATCCGCCGCGTCTTCCAGCGGGGTCGAGTTTGGGCGGAAAGTGCGGGTCATGACACGCGGTTTACGCGGCGTGCTGATGGTTCGAGGTTTATTGAATCCTTTTCGTTTCGGTTTTTACTCCGTGCAACTATTCTCGCACAAGGTGCTGCGCCGTTTGATGGTTCTACCGCTGTTGGCGTTGTACGTGTTGAGTGGGCTATTGGCCTTCGAATCGATCGGTTATGCGGTTTGGTTCGGACTGCAAACGTGTTTCTATCTGACCGCCGTGCTGGGACTGTTGAATCGAGGCAATCGATTCGGACGGATCAAACTGGTCGCTCTGCCGGCTTATTTTTGCATGGTCAACGCGGCCGCTTTGGTGGCTCTCTTTAATACCTTGCGGGGCCGTCGGATTGATCGCTGGGAACCGCAGCGGCCGGTGGAAACCGCCACAGCCTAA
- a CDS encoding glycosyltransferase family 4 protein: MTQSAHLATQPAADPHSGPTPQSGLTAASESRPPVCKVAYVMSRFPKLTETFVLFEMLAVEQQRVQVEIFPLLGKASSGKEVAGAGIWRKFRDHFRAPTQPAVMHAEAQPCVARARYMPFINRAILLANGGMAVRHPLRYLITLGVIIRENFGNANFLFGALTVFPKCVYFGRCMQREGVQHVHAHFANHPAAAAYIIHRLTGIPYSFTAHGSDLHRHQQMLAEKVDKANFVVTVSQYNRDVIRKHSGQRSADKIQVIHCGVDVDKFRPGTARSDSPDSLQIICVGTLHEVKGQQYLLRAVGLLRRRGLACQVHFVGDGPDRAMLEDVVREESLQSQVTFHGTQTRDQLIERFRAADVLVTPSVPTSDGRREGIPVVLMEGMACGLPVVASRLSGIPELVNSDRVGRLCEPKDVADLAAAIEEFAHDPALRQRVGQQARQRIMQEFSLAGNAEKLLALFQRSASSNSQPEANQR; encoded by the coding sequence ATGACGCAGTCCGCACACCTTGCCACGCAGCCCGCCGCGGACCCACATTCCGGTCCGACGCCGCAGTCCGGACTCACGGCGGCTTCGGAGTCGCGTCCGCCGGTTTGCAAAGTCGCCTATGTGATGTCGCGGTTTCCGAAGTTGACCGAGACGTTTGTATTGTTTGAGATGTTGGCGGTCGAGCAACAGCGTGTGCAGGTCGAAATCTTTCCGCTGTTGGGTAAGGCGTCGAGTGGCAAAGAGGTCGCGGGTGCGGGAATTTGGCGAAAGTTTCGAGATCACTTTCGAGCGCCCACACAGCCGGCGGTGATGCACGCCGAGGCGCAGCCCTGCGTGGCCCGCGCACGCTATATGCCCTTTATCAACCGGGCAATTCTGTTGGCTAATGGGGGCATGGCGGTGCGGCACCCGCTGCGTTATCTAATCACGTTGGGCGTGATCATCCGAGAGAATTTCGGCAATGCTAATTTTCTCTTCGGAGCGCTGACCGTGTTCCCCAAATGTGTTTACTTCGGGCGGTGCATGCAGCGCGAGGGCGTTCAGCACGTGCATGCTCATTTCGCCAACCATCCCGCCGCCGCGGCTTACATCATCCATCGCCTGACCGGCATCCCCTACAGCTTTACCGCTCATGGTTCCGACCTGCACCGACACCAACAGATGTTGGCCGAGAAGGTGGACAAGGCAAACTTTGTGGTGACCGTATCGCAGTACAACCGAGACGTTATTCGCAAGCATAGTGGCCAGCGCTCCGCAGACAAGATTCAGGTCATTCACTGCGGCGTCGACGTCGACAAATTTCGACCAGGCACCGCTCGCTCGGACTCGCCTGACAGTTTGCAAATCATCTGCGTGGGAACCCTGCATGAGGTCAAAGGCCAGCAGTATCTGTTGCGAGCGGTAGGTCTTTTGCGTCGCCGTGGTCTGGCGTGCCAGGTACATTTCGTCGGTGACGGCCCCGACCGGGCGATGCTGGAAGACGTTGTTCGCGAGGAGTCGCTGCAGTCCCAAGTTACCTTTCATGGCACCCAAACCCGAGATCAACTGATCGAACGTTTTCGAGCTGCGGACGTGCTGGTGACTCCCAGTGTTCCCACCAGCGACGGTCGGCGGGAAGGCATCCCTGTGGTGTTGATGGAAGGCATGGCGTGTGGCCTGCCCGTGGTGGCTAGTCGGTTGTCAGGAATTCCCGAGTTGGTTAACAGCGATCGGGTGGGGCGATTGTGCGAGCCTAAAGATGTTGCGGACTTGGCCGCCGCGATCGAAGAATTTGCCCACGATCCGGCTTTGCGTCAACGCGTCGGCCAACAGGCCCGGCAACGGATCATGCAGGAGTTCTCTCTGGCGGGCAACGCCGAAAAGTTACTGGCCCTGTTCCAGCGGTCAGCTTCGTCAAACTCACAACCCGAAGCGAACCAACGATAG